The genomic stretch CGGGTCGATCCGGGACAACATCCGCTACGGCCGCCTCGACGCGACCGACGCGGAGGTCGAGCGCGCCGCCGCCGTGGCCCAGATCGACCACTACGTCAAGACCCTTCCCGAAGGCTACGACACCCTCCTGAACGAAGAGAGCTCGAACATCTCGGCCGGACAGAAACAGCTGCTCACGATCGCCCGCGCGGTCCTCGCGGATCCGCGGATGCTGATCCTCGACGAGGCCACCAGTTCCGTCGACACGCGCATGGAGATCCTGATCCAGCGGGCGATGGACCGGCTCATGGAAGGCCGGACGAGCTTCATCATCGCGCACCGCCTCTCGACGATCCGCAACGCGGACAGGATCCTTGTGATGGACCACGGCGACATCGTCGAGATCGGCACCCACGAGGAGCTTCTGAAGAAGAACGGTTTCTACGCCTCGCTCTACAACAGCCAGTTCGACCGCGAAGCGGCCGATGCGCCGGAAGCGGCCCCAAGCGCCGCCTGATCGACGTTTATATTGCACAAAGCCCCCCACCAAATTAGGCGGGGGGCTTTTCGATTCGTTTGAGAACGTGCTAACGCTTCAGGAAGGTGCCTTCGTCGAGTTCACGGAACGCGGTGCGGAGCTCTTCGCGGGTGTTCATCACGATCGGTCCGCCCCAGGCGATCGGTTCGTCGAGCGGTTCGCCGGCGGCGAAGAGGAAGCGCGCCCCGTCCTTGCCGGCGACGACGGAGATCTCGTCGCCGTCCTCGAAGAAGGCGGCGTCCCGGGCCTTGGCACCGGCATCGCCGGCCGCGAACGAACCTTCGAACAGGTAGGCGAACGCGGTCGCGGTCTTCGAGACGGGCCGGCGGAACGTCGCGCCGGGCGCCAATCCGACGTCGAGGTAGACGATGTCGACGTAGTCGGGAGAAACCGCACCCTGGATGCCCTCATGGACGCCGGCGAGGATCCGGACGGACGCGCCGCCATTTGTCGCGACGGGCACCGTCCCGGCGCGGACGTCGCGGTACTTGGGCGGGCACATCTTGTCCTTCGCGGGCAGGTTGAGCCAGAGCTGGGCACCGAGCATGCGCTTGGCCGGCCGGGGCATCTCCTGGTGGAGGATGCCGCTGCCGGCGGTCATCCACTGGCATTCGCCGGGGCCGATCGTTCCGCGGTTTCCGATCGAGTCGCCGTGTTCGATGTGGCCGTCGATCAGGTAGGTGATCGTCTCGATCCCGCGATGGGGGTGCCAGGGGAATCCCTTCACGTAATCCTCCGGATCCGTCGAATCGAAGGCGTCGAGCATCAGGAAGGGGTCGGCGTGGCCGACGTCGGGGCGGGAGAGGACGCGGACGAGACGGACGCCGGCGCCGTCGACGGCGGCGGTTCCGTTCACGGTCCGGGCGATTCTGCGTACGTTCATGGGGAGCCTCCGAGGATTGTTTCCTGCCTTCATTATAGCACGGGTCGCGCATGCCGGGGTCGGCGACGCCCATAGCGAAAACGTCCCGCCACGATCGGCGGGACGTTCGATGGGTCACTTGTTGGGGTTGCGGGGCTTCATGTGCGGGAAGAGGAGGACGTCGCGGATCGACTGGCTGTTCGTGAGGAGCATCACCAGACGGTCGATCCCGATGCCGATGCCCCCGGTCGGTGGCATTCCGTACTCGAGCGACTCGACGAAGTCGACGTCCATCTCGTTGGCCTCGTCGTTGCCGAGGGCCTTTTCCTTCAGCTGGTTCTCGAAGCGCTCGAGCTGGTCGACCGGGTCGTTCAGCTCGGTGTAGGCGTTGGCGTACTCGCGCGAATCGATGAAGAGCTCGAAGCGCTGGGTGAAGCGCGGATCCTTCGGGTCCTTCTTGGTGAGCGGCGAGATCTCGATCGGATGGCCGTAGACGAAGGTCGGCTGGACGATCTTCTCCTCGCAGTAGGCCTCGAAGAAGAGGTTGACGATGTGGCCGATCCCGAAATGCTGCGGCTCGACGCGCAGATGATGATCGAGGGCGAGCTTCTTTGCGGCCTCGAAGTCGGTGATCTGGAAGAAGTCGATGCCGGTCTCTTCGCGGATCAGGTCGACCATGTGGGCGCGGCGCCAGCCGCGGGCGAGGCTGATCGGCTTCTCGCCGTACTGGATCGACGTCGTGCCGATCGTCGCTTCCGCGATCGAGACGATCAGGTCCTCGCAAAGATCCATCATCCCCTCGAGGTCGCTGTAGGCGAGGTAGAGCTCGATCGTCGTGAACTCGGGGTTGTGCTTCACGTCCATGCCCTCGTTGCGGAAGAGGCGGCCGATCTCGTAGACGCAGTCGAGACCGCCGACGATCAGCCGTTTCAGGTAGAGCTCCGGGGCGATTCGGAGATAGAACGGCATGTCGAGGGTGTTGTGGTGGGTGATGAACGGGCGCGCGTTCGCGCCGCCGAGGATCGGATGGAGGATCGGCGTCTCGACCTCGAGATAGCCCTTGGCGTCGAGATAGCCGCGCATCGCGCGGATGATCTTCGAACGCAGGATCAGGGTCTTCTTGGAATCCTCGTTCATGATCAGGTCGACGTAGCGGCGGCGATAGCGCTCCTCGACGTCGACGAGGCCATGGAACTTGTCCGGCAGCGGCCGGAGCGCCTTCGTCAGATGGATGAAGCGGTCGACGCGGACGGAGAGCTCGCCGGTGTTCGTGATCATCGGGATGCCCTCGACGCCGACGATGTCGCCGAGGTCGGACTTCTCGAAGAGGTCGTAGTCCGCTTCGCCGACGACGTCGAACTTGACGTAGATCTGGAGCTGCCCGTACTGGTCCTGGAGATGGGCGAAGCCCGCCTTGCCCTTGACGCGCTTGGTCATGATGCGGCCGGCGATCCGGACCTTCGGCGGATTCTCGATGGCATGGAGTTCGTCCTTCGAATACGACGAGAAGGCGGCCTTGAAGGTCTCGGTGTTGTGGGTCCGGTCGAAGCGCGTGCCGAAGGGGTCGATGCCCTTCGCCTGCAGTTCCGCGGCTTTCTCGCGGCGGACGATTTCCTGTTCGGTGAGTCTTGAATTGTCCATGGGCTTACCTCGCTTGGCTGGTGACGGTGACAGTCGGGGTGGTGGCGGTGACGATGCTTTCGAGATTGCGGTACATGATCTGGATGTAATCGGATCCGTCCGTCGGGACGGTGTCCATGATGTTGAAGTCGAGTTTGGCGACGGTATAGGGCAATCCGGATTCGTTGAGCGCGGCGAGCACCGCCTCGGAAAGCGGGGAGCTGGCGTTCTTCTCGAAGATGATGTACTGGATCCCGTACAGGATCGCGTCGTCGACGATCTCCTGCTTCTGCTGGGCGGTGAACTGTTCGGTCTCCTCGTGGTAGCCGGGCGAGATCGAGATCGTGTCGATCCCGTAGTCGGCCTTGAGGTAGCCGTAGAGGTTGGTCGAGGTCATCATCCGCTTCGTGCCGGCGTCGATGCCGTTTTCGTAGGCATACGAGAGCGTCTCGAGGCGGGCGACGAGCGCGAGATGGTTTTCGGTGAAGGCGGCGGCGAGGTCGGGGAAGGCCGAGACGAGCCGGTCGCGCACGACCGTCGCGACCAGGATCATGCGTTCCGGGCTGACCCAGAAGTGCGGGTCGTAGCCGAGCGTCGTGGGTTCCTCGTGTTCGGTGGTCGTACCGCTTTCGTCGTCGTGATGATGGACGACGCCTTCGATGAACTCGATCGCGTTCTCGATCTTGACCAGACGGCCTTCCGCCGCCAGGTTCTCGAAGACGCCGTCGATCTGGTTGTCGATCTGGGCGTCGAGGTTGGCGCCGACGTAGAAGAGGAGGGCGGCGTTCTTCATCGCGATGATCTGCTTGGGGGACCAGTCCGCGACCTGGTTGTGCGAGGAGATGCCCGGGACCATCCCGGCGGTCACGCCGGTATCCGCGGCGATCTCGTTCACGAGGTAGACGAGCGGGTACACCGTCGCGTAGACGTCGTATGCGGTTTCGGAAGGCGTGCAGGCGATCGTCGCCGACAGGCCGAGGATGAGCGCGAGCGCGCCCAGGATTCTTTTCATGATCGGCACCAACTTCTGTGCCGGCCAAAGCCGGCATCATGTCATCATTATACCGTAAGGGGGACCTTAACGCAACGCGCCATCGGCGGTGGAAGCGATTTTCTCCTCCGCGAGGACGGCGTACATGCCTTCGGCGTCTTCCTTCCGGACGGTTTCGGCGATCCGAAGGACCTTGACCGTGAGCCGTTTCTGACCATAGGAAATGACGATCGTGTCGCCTTCCTTGACGTCGGTGGAGGGTTTGGCGACGCGGCC from Candidatus Izemoplasmatales bacterium encodes the following:
- a CDS encoding pirin family protein, whose protein sequence is MNVRRIARTVNGTAAVDGAGVRLVRVLSRPDVGHADPFLMLDAFDSTDPEDYVKGFPWHPHRGIETITYLIDGHIEHGDSIGNRGTIGPGECQWMTAGSGILHQEMPRPAKRMLGAQLWLNLPAKDKMCPPKYRDVRAGTVPVATNGGASVRILAGVHEGIQGAVSPDYVDIVYLDVGLAPGATFRRPVSKTATAFAYLFEGSFAAGDAGAKARDAAFFEDGDEISVVAGKDGARFLFAAGEPLDEPIAWGGPIVMNTREELRTAFRELDEGTFLKR
- a CDS encoding RNA-binding S4 domain-containing protein, whose product is MRLDKFLKVSRIFKRRTVAKDISEAERVLVNGRVAKPSTDVKEGDTIVISYGQKRLTVKVLRIAETVRKEDAEGMYAVLAEEKIASTADGALR
- a CDS encoding metal ABC transporter substrate-binding protein translates to MKRILGALALILGLSATIACTPSETAYDVYATVYPLVYLVNEIAADTGVTAGMVPGISSHNQVADWSPKQIIAMKNAALLFYVGANLDAQIDNQIDGVFENLAAEGRLVKIENAIEFIEGVVHHHDDESGTTTEHEEPTTLGYDPHFWVSPERMILVATVVRDRLVSAFPDLAAAFTENHLALVARLETLSYAYENGIDAGTKRMMTSTNLYGYLKADYGIDTISISPGYHEETEQFTAQQKQEIVDDAILYGIQYIIFEKNASSPLSEAVLAALNESGLPYTVAKLDFNIMDTVPTDGSDYIQIMYRNLESIVTATTPTVTVTSQAR
- the lysS gene encoding lysine--tRNA ligase yields the protein MDNSRLTEQEIVRREKAAELQAKGIDPFGTRFDRTHNTETFKAAFSSYSKDELHAIENPPKVRIAGRIMTKRVKGKAGFAHLQDQYGQLQIYVKFDVVGEADYDLFEKSDLGDIVGVEGIPMITNTGELSVRVDRFIHLTKALRPLPDKFHGLVDVEERYRRRYVDLIMNEDSKKTLILRSKIIRAMRGYLDAKGYLEVETPILHPILGGANARPFITHHNTLDMPFYLRIAPELYLKRLIVGGLDCVYEIGRLFRNEGMDVKHNPEFTTIELYLAYSDLEGMMDLCEDLIVSIAEATIGTTSIQYGEKPISLARGWRRAHMVDLIREETGIDFFQITDFEAAKKLALDHHLRVEPQHFGIGHIVNLFFEAYCEEKIVQPTFVYGHPIEISPLTKKDPKDPRFTQRFELFIDSREYANAYTELNDPVDQLERFENQLKEKALGNDEANEMDVDFVESLEYGMPPTGGIGIGIDRLVMLLTNSQSIRDVLLFPHMKPRNPNK